One Setaria viridis chromosome 5, Setaria_viridis_v4.0, whole genome shotgun sequence genomic region harbors:
- the LOC117855905 gene encoding delta(8)-fatty-acid desaturase 2 codes for MVAVKNAAAGMDDVADKKAARPEEKYVTSAEMAKHSAEGDVWVAVQGKVYDVTSWLPLHPGGDLPLLSLAGQDVTDAFVAYHPASAWRVLDRYRVATLSDYTVSEVSRDYRRLVAEFARAGLFDRKGHGCAASLCAMAALLAGALWLVLATASVAAHMAAAVMLGFLWMQSGFLGHDSGHYVVMRSKLLNRAVQVVAGNCVAGISIGWWKRNHNAHHIACNSLDHDPDVQHMPLFAVSPRLFASLTSAFYRRVMRFDAAARLLVSYQHWTFYPVMCVARANLFAQSLLLLTDTWTRVPGRLAEVAGVAVFWLWYPWLVSRLPGGAGERAAFVLVSFAVTGIQHVQFCLNHFSAGTYVGRPRGDDWFQKQTRGTLDVACPPWMDWFHGGLQFQVEHHLFPRLPRCHLRRVAPLVRELCRKHGLPYERCGFWEANALTLRTLRDAAMQARAVAAAGGPAPRNLLWEAVNTHG; via the coding sequence ATGGTGGCTGTGAAGAACGCCGCCGCTGGGATGGATGACGTCGCCGACAAGAAGGCGGCGAGGCCGGAGGAGAAGTACGTAACGTCGGCGGAGATGGCGAAGCACAGCGCCGAGGGCGACGTGTGGGTGGCGGTGCAGGGGAAGGTCTACGACGTCACGTCCTGGCTGCCGCTCCACCCGGGCGGGGACCTCCCGCTGCTGAGCCTGGCCGGGCAGGACGTGACGGACGCCTTCGTCGCCTACCACCCTGCCTCCGCGTGGCGGGTCCTCGACCGCTACCGCGTCGCCACGCTCTCCGACTACACCGTCTCCGAGGTGTCCCGCGACtaccgccgcctcgtcgccgagtTCGCCCGGGCGGGGCTCTTCGACCGCAAGGGCCACGGCTGCGCCGCCTCGCTCTGCGCCATGGCAGCGCTGCTCGCCGGCGCGCTCTGGCTCGTGCTAGCCACCGCCAGCGTCGCCGCCCACATGGCCGCTGCCGTCATGCTGGGCTTCCTGTGGATGCAGTCGGGTTTCCTCGGCCACGACTCGGGCCACTACGTCGTGATGCGGAGCAAGCTCCTCAACCGCGCCGTGCAGGTGGTGGCGGGCAACTGCGTCGCCGGCATCAGCATCGGGTGGTGGAAGCGCAACCACAACGCGCACCATATCGCCTGCAACAGCCTCGACCACGACCCGGACGTGCAGCACATGCCGCTCTTCGCCGTCTCGCCGCGCCTCTTCGCGTCGCTCACCTCCGCGTTCTACCGCCGGGTGATGCgcttcgacgccgccgcgcgcctcctcgTCAGCTACCAGCACTGGACCTTCTACCCGGTGATGTGCGTGGCGCGCGCCAACCTCTTCGCGcagtcgctgctgctgctcaccgACACCTGGACGCGCGTGCCGGGTCGCCTCGCGGAGGTCGCCGGCGTGGCCGTGTTCTGGCTCTGGTACCCGTGGCTGGTGTCGCGgctgcccggcggcgccggcgagcgcgcggcgttCGTGCTGGTGAGCTTCGCCGTGACGGGGATCCAGCACGTGCAGTTCTGCCTGAACCACTTCTCGGCGGGCACCTACGTGGGGCGGCCACGGGGGGACGACTGGTTCCAGAAGCAGACACGGGGCACGCTGGACGTGGCGTGCCCTCCGTGGATGGACTGGTTCCACGGCGGCCTCCAGTTCCAGGTGGAGCACCACCTGTTCCCGCGGCTGCCGCGCTGCCACCTCCGGCGAGTGGCGCCGCTGGTGCGCGAGCTCTGCCGAAAGCACGGCCTGCCCTACGAGCGCTGCGGGTTCTGGGAGGCCAACGCGCTCACGCTGAGGACGCTGCGCGACGCCGCCATGCaggcgcgcgccgtcgccgccgctggaggGCCCGCGCCCAGGAACCTCCTCTGGGAGGCCGTCAACACACATGGCtga